In Kryptolebias marmoratus isolate JLee-2015 linkage group LG2, ASM164957v2, whole genome shotgun sequence, the genomic stretch AGAGGAGGTGTGGGGGGACACGCcagacaggtctccagtccatcacagggacacatagagacaaacaaccattcatactcTCACCTacagacaatttagagttaccaacatgcatgtttttggtctgtgcgAGGAAACCAGactacccagagaaaaccccaagtgtgcacaaggagaacatgcaaactccgcCCAGAAAGACCAGGGGGCGAttctgtgaccttcttgctgtgaggcaacagctctaaccgctgTGCCGTGCCGTCTAATTCGCCCTCTGAATATATTATGTCTTTCTTTATATCCCTCAGCATCACAAAACAGCTAGAAACTTTTTATACGGACtcaaaggtactcattgcaatgccatgaaaacctgtaaaaaaatttgattcaaagagtaaataacaaaatttgcgctctttgtttttcatattgatgtgtttttaaatagaaaGAACTGTAAGCAGAATTTGCAAACCACTGCCATCTACTACATGTATTTGTGTACCTacgaaaacagccgaagtgactgaaaataggtcgtTGCCATTGTCTCAAGCCGTTTGGGATTGAGAAGTCCAACAATTTTTGATGTACTGGAACATATTTATGCttagatttgttgagtaaagtatgccaTCATCCCACAAATTGGAGATATAAACGTTCCAAGTGTTTAAGTGGTAAAACCTACTGGTCTAGAAGAAATTCCGCAAAAGCTGCgagtgtttgaatgctgagctctgTCACTATGGTGCTCCATCGCCCTGTTTGATagctgatatttattcttgacagttgtcttactcattcttcctttctttagcatatttccacctaaacatcttcAACGTTCtacatttctctgatttcatcatgtttgtttacctacacagacttcagccagcctaatgtaggtcaatcaagtgactcaagcttcctttagtttcatagtttgcaatgagtacctttaatatttttaaaataatgaaatataatTCTTTAGCATATAAtttgcagagaaacaaacaagatggACCCCACTAATATGATCCCCAACTTAGCTccttttttcttggttttaacTTCGGATTTTATCATACACCTGAAATCAGTCTATGAATGCTGAGACATAGAAATGGAAACCcccttctgctccttttagctgctaAATTTGAGGGATAATCTATTATGTTAGTTATTTATCAGTCAAGGACAGAGCGCAGGACAATGGAAAAACTACTAGCAACTGcaaattatgtaaataaaaaataaaagtaggcCCAAATGAAATGAAGTGAAGTGCCTTAAAATGGTAGTAAAGACGTTTCAATttgtggttctgtggaaggtTTGGAAACAATCAAAATCCTaattgttgtagatagctttttgaatgaccttagtttaaagaaatagaAATTCTGACCTGAACAatgagaccaaagtgggttaCTGTTTTCTTAAACCAATTTCAATCTTAAAAAATTCATTgtgtaaacattattttatgtatttactctgctgtcaatttcacattacagcTATATACAAAAAATTCTATGCTTATTTTCAAGAGCTAATGGAGGCTGCAGAAGCTATCAGTAGAACGTCCTGTGCGGTCTGGgtgacttcctgcaggaatatcataatactTCTTCTGGAATAACTCTGTATAGCAAAGCTGATGGAAgcgtaaaagtttaaaaaatagtgttttcatAAACCATTCATGAACATttacagttgttttaagacagcagcaatccactttgggcTTGGCTTTGCTTCAAGTacccattagcttgtcagtccagtaAGAACTGAACTCTATTTCCCCAAACTAGgatcatttaaagagctatttacaacacaTGACAAAATAATTGTTCCTAATCTTTTAACAGGACCCCACTTCAAACAATCTGAACTATCAGTTTAATTGTTCATCCTTTCTTATAGTTAGCAAGAAGAGACTCCTCTAGTTGCAAATAAGACACAAATAATCAGTTAGATCTAGCCCGCATCTATcttactgattaaaaaaaaaaatgttggcgACTAACGGCTCAAAATGGCAACACACAAAACTAATGTGTCACAACATAGGGGCTATTAGTACACTGTACATGCAGTCTAAATCCTTGGAGCCAATAGGGCcactgaattttatttatttaaattttttttggtgaatttgCCAGTCAAGCTAGATGGAGACAAATGCACAGCCTAACTCACGAGAATAACAAGGCAAAGTACCAACCTTTTAATTCAACTCTGTTTAATGGGGTGTAAGCTTTTGGTTGCTCATTATCTGCCTAATTATCAgactgacacaaaaaaaaaattcactgcCATGACAAAATGGTGTTTGCACATTTATAATTAATATCATGAATAATGGCCAGATTGATCATAATAAGACCCAAATTGTATACAGTTGTTGTTGAACAACCCCTTTTGATCCCCCAAACCATTTTTAGGTTTAACAAAACCTACATAAAACCAGAATCTTAGCGTTGGGGCGAAGGATTTGTTGGGATATTGGCAGATTTTCTTGCTTCTTAGTCGCTGTCTCTTTCCTCGTTGTCTTGCAAAACATCATGGCTGttttcctcatcttcctcctctgcatcggCCTCCTCCTCATCCCCACCTCCATTCATTATCTCCAGATCAACCTCCACTTCAGCGTTGTCAACCTCCACATCCTCCCCGCTTACGAGCTCCACATCCCTGGACACCTCCACCATCTCGGTACCTTGGACTACCTCAACAGCACCCTCCCGGACTTTCTTCACATGGAAGGTGAAGGGGGGCACCTTGTACATGGCAGTCTTGGAGCGAGCATAAACAACATGGTCTGGCGTGAAGGCCTTCTTCACCTTGTCGCTGGATGTCTTCATCTTCTGTTTGCGCTCAGGATTTACGGTCATGCGTGTTCCAAGTTTTCCCATCTTCTTCTCAATGTTGTGGCGTGTCTTCTCAAGATTTTCTTTCGTCTTCTGCTTAGTTTTTTCTAAATTCTCCTTGGTTTTCTGCCTGGTCTTCTCCAAGTTCTCCTTCGTCTTCTGCTTTGTCTTCTCAATGTTCTCcttggttttttgtttggtcttcTCCAGAttctcttttgtctttgctCTGGTCCTGTCCATCTTCTCCTTTGAGAAAACCGTCTTCAGGTTTTGCATGCGTTGCAAGCTGCTGCGCTTCATGCGCTCAGCACGGGTCTCCTCAATGGTCTCAATCTCCACACCCTCCTCATCTGATGAGAGGTCTACATGGGGTTTGTCTTCCTTTTCGCCCTCCTTTTCATCCTCTTCATGCTCGTCCACAGCTtctttgagctctaacagacTACCTCCTCTGCTTCCTGATACAGACTCAGCCATCTTCATGGATTTAGAGATGCTAAGCTTGGAAGGAACCTTAACTTCATCCTGTGGAGAGAAGAACATAAACAATTTTAGTGTCAAAAacttataaaagttaaaaaccttGAATATGTCGATGATCAAGTGAATGTGGAAAACAAACTACATTTGcttgaaatgttaaaactatGACAATACTGCCATATAAAGTAGTGTATGATGTATATTACAGAAAAATGTAGCattattaggtttttttaaTAGTGCATTCACTTTAGCTCAATCCACTCATCTTTGCTTTCCAAGAGGTCAATTGTGTATTTGTTGGCTGGTGCTGATTAGAGTAAGTGTACTGAAGGTCTTTCACTAAGAGCTGCTTGttgctgcaaaaacaacacatataaACCATGTAATGTTGACTTGAGTGAATAAGTTAGAACTTTAGGATAGAGCTATACGTAGAAGGAATGCCACAACTAATTTTGACATGAAAGTATGTCTATATgaacttttttctctctctctctctttcatgTCTACATGTACACAGAGGCTTAAAAAGATTAGAGTTGCCAGTTAGGATTGTCTGAACAATAGAGGC encodes the following:
- the LOC108245169 gene encoding caveolae-associated protein 1, with product MATVEELDLSNAQLGHQTLTEISDDEVNLPPSDDEDNVLAAAKKDQSTEGDTNEDKDEAGKLDPLANGATILSLLDKIIGAVDQIQQTQNGLETRQQEMERSVTNIQGELTKLTKSHSTTSNSVNKMMEKVRKVSVNVKTVRATLEKQGGQIKKLETNEAELLKRRNFKVMVYQDEVKVPSKLSISKSMKMAESVSGSRGGSLLELKEAVDEHEEDEKEGEKEDKPHVDLSSDEEGVEIETIEETRAERMKRSSLQRMQNLKTVFSKEKMDRTRAKTKENLEKTKQKTKENIEKTKQKTKENLEKTRQKTKENLEKTKQKTKENLEKTRHNIEKKMGKLGTRMTVNPERKQKMKTSSDKVKKAFTPDHVVYARSKTAMYKVPPFTFHVKKVREGAVEVVQGTEMVEVSRDVELVSGEDVEVDNAEVEVDLEIMNGGGDEEEADAEEEDEENSHDVLQDNEERDSD